A DNA window from Kiritimatiellia bacterium contains the following coding sequences:
- a CDS encoding diguanylate cyclase — MHILFSIAQFLLVTGIAFAIFVLLASHIRFQRITRAAGDIDPEETTDADALTAEVAHRLGTAHREPEPFGVVLFEPVASAGHEMPADLEPLLRQVETTVKSHVRANDAVFRHGPKQIGVLLWTSRERIETVVRRLQDQLQRPGGRAAPAWPPGTGLAAGMGSHPENGSRTKDILQAVHQALDDARSRADSPPVLASSGSPATPPGTAHGEAPQGWLDGLTGVLREDRLTTALQRSLSRHRKEDRPLSLLLLDVDHLDRYNEHYGREAGDALLKGVAGVLQHRARESDLIGRMEGDSFLLIMDCAVDRAMPAAQRLLNEVRKTPFAVPGGSLRVNASIGVAGYPDHAAHPRDLARAARYALRAAKRRGGGRFILYEPAMQTIADENPKEIDTL, encoded by the coding sequence ATGCACATCCTTTTCAGCATAGCGCAGTTCCTTCTGGTCACGGGGATCGCCTTCGCGATCTTCGTGCTGCTGGCGAGCCACATCCGCTTCCAGCGGATCACAAGGGCCGCCGGCGACATCGATCCGGAAGAAACCACGGACGCCGACGCCCTGACCGCCGAAGTGGCCCACCGGCTCGGCACCGCGCACCGCGAGCCGGAGCCATTCGGCGTGGTTCTCTTCGAACCCGTCGCGTCCGCGGGCCATGAAATGCCGGCCGACTTGGAACCGCTGCTCCGCCAGGTCGAGACCACGGTCAAGAGCCATGTGCGGGCGAACGACGCGGTGTTCCGCCACGGGCCGAAGCAGATCGGGGTGCTGCTGTGGACTTCGCGCGAACGGATCGAGACGGTCGTCCGGCGGCTGCAGGATCAACTGCAACGGCCCGGGGGCCGGGCCGCACCGGCGTGGCCGCCCGGCACCGGCCTGGCGGCCGGCATGGGCTCGCACCCCGAAAACGGAAGCCGCACCAAGGATATCCTGCAGGCAGTCCACCAGGCGCTGGACGACGCCCGGAGCCGGGCGGATTCTCCACCGGTGCTGGCGTCGAGCGGTTCGCCCGCCACGCCCCCCGGCACCGCGCACGGCGAGGCGCCCCAGGGCTGGCTCGACGGATTGACCGGCGTGCTCCGCGAGGACCGGCTGACCACCGCCCTCCAGCGCTCCCTCTCTCGGCACCGCAAGGAGGACCGCCCCCTCTCCCTGCTCCTGCTGGACGTGGACCACTTGGACCGCTACAACGAGCACTATGGGCGGGAGGCGGGCGACGCGCTCCTCAAGGGCGTGGCCGGCGTGCTGCAGCACCGCGCCCGGGAGTCGGACCTGATCGGGCGCATGGAAGGCGACAGTTTCCTCCTCATCATGGACTGCGCGGTGGACCGGGCCATGCCCGCGGCCCAGCGGCTTCTCAACGAGGTCCGCAAGACCCCCTTCGCGGTGCCCGGCGGATCGCTCCGCGTCAACGCAAGCATCGGCGTGGCCGGCTACCCGGACCATGCCGCGCATCCCCGCGACCTGGCCCGGGCTGCCCGCTACGCGCTGCGGGCCGCCAAGCGCCGGGGCGGCGGCCGGTTCATTCTTTACGAGCCCGCCATGCAGACGATCGCCGACGAGAATCCGAAGGAGATCGACACGCTATGA
- a CDS encoding pyridoxine 5'-phosphate synthase has translation MSDGAPVRPLRLGVNLDHVATLRRVRGTEYPDVLEAARLCLGAGAHGITVHLREDRRHIQDADVFRLKAELDAPLNLEMANAPEIVRIALKVRPDEVCLVPERRQELTTEGGLDAAGQEAALRPTVSALSDAGIGVSLFIAADARQIEAAARLGAPMVELHTGAYCDAPPGGGADEDLRRLIEGARAAHARGLQVNAGHGLNTENLPPVLRLPHLDTLNIGHSLVARSVFVGLDRAVREMLDAMALYEGGEP, from the coding sequence ATGAGCGACGGCGCGCCCGTCCGCCCCCTTCGACTGGGCGTGAACCTGGACCACGTAGCCACGCTGCGGCGGGTCCGGGGCACGGAGTATCCCGACGTCCTCGAGGCCGCGCGGCTCTGCCTGGGCGCAGGGGCCCACGGCATCACCGTCCACCTGCGCGAGGACCGGCGCCATATCCAGGATGCCGACGTGTTCCGGCTGAAGGCCGAACTCGACGCCCCGCTGAACCTGGAGATGGCCAACGCGCCGGAGATCGTACGGATCGCACTCAAGGTCCGGCCCGACGAGGTCTGTCTCGTGCCCGAGCGCCGGCAGGAGTTGACGACCGAGGGCGGGCTGGACGCGGCGGGGCAGGAAGCCGCGCTGCGCCCGACGGTCTCGGCCCTCTCGGACGCCGGGATCGGGGTCAGCCTTTTCATCGCGGCCGACGCGCGGCAGATCGAGGCCGCGGCGCGCCTGGGCGCGCCCATGGTGGAACTGCACACCGGCGCGTACTGCGATGCCCCGCCCGGCGGCGGGGCGGACGAGGATCTGCGGCGGCTCATCGAAGGCGCCCGGGCCGCGCACGCGCGGGGCCTGCAGGTCAATGCGGGGCACGGCCTGAATACGGAAAACCTTCCCCCCGTCCTGCGCCTTCCGCACCTGGACACGCTGAACATCGGGCACAGCCTCGTGGCCCGCTCGGTGTTCGTCGGCCTGGACCGGGCCGTCCGGGAAATGCTGGACGCCATGGCCCTCTACGAGGGAGGCGAGCCGTGA
- the acpS gene encoding holo-ACP synthase translates to MQSALRRWGKAFRKKVFLPEEQSYCDDKAEPARHYAGRFAIKEAVSKAFGTGISEHLGWLDIEVRRDPASGAPSVRLREKGGRLARRRGVARVLVSLSHTRHYAVAQALLVGRAGKENRR, encoded by the coding sequence ATGCAGTCCGCGCTGCGGCGCTGGGGCAAGGCCTTTCGAAAAAAGGTTTTCCTGCCGGAGGAACAGTCGTACTGCGACGATAAGGCCGAGCCGGCGCGGCACTACGCGGGCCGCTTCGCGATCAAGGAGGCCGTCAGCAAAGCCTTCGGCACCGGGATCAGCGAGCACCTCGGCTGGCTGGACATCGAGGTCCGGCGCGACCCGGCCAGCGGCGCGCCGTCCGTGCGGCTCCGCGAAAAGGGCGGGCGCCTGGCCCGCCGCCGCGGGGTCGCCCGCGTCCTCGTGAGCCTTTCGCACACCCGGCACTACGCCGTCGCCCAGGCCCTGCTGGTCGGCCGCGCCGGGAAGGAGAATCGCCGATGA
- a CDS encoding NAD(P)H-hydrate dehydratase, whose amino-acid sequence MKAVTAEQMRELDRRTIEEAETPGEVLMERAGQGVADIVHRLAEAGGFQRPLVHLIAGRGNNGGDAFAAARFLKQDGYAVQVWIAGAANEIKGDALRHLSRLKDAKITARELSTREDWEEALAYPAAGDILVDGVLGTGSAGPARGPAAGAIEYINRQSRQAAVVAIDLPSGLNADTGAAEGAAVRADVTVTLGLPKRGLLEPAALEYVGVLEVADIGIPPEYVTQAAPAEDRELIHAADLKPLLPRRPRTAHKGTQGHVLLIGGARGYSGAIAMAARAALRSGIGLVTVLTPAGIVPVVAGAVLEAMVQGGPETDTGSLGAAFWSEWRGRVDKFDAVLVGPGLSTHPDGLVIVRHLIRECPPPMVIDADALNLLEGQPHFIAKCRRTAVITPHPGELARLMAVAPDSIAQDRFAAARDAAESTGAVVVLKGAGTLVARTGRPTQVNLTGNPGMATGGTGDVLAGFLVGLLGQGLEPYDAARLAVYLHGRAGDTAALHKTQAGLTALDVAEELPYAFREITIR is encoded by the coding sequence ATGAAAGCCGTCACGGCCGAACAGATGCGCGAGCTGGACCGCCGCACCATCGAGGAGGCGGAGACGCCGGGCGAGGTGCTGATGGAGCGGGCCGGCCAGGGCGTGGCGGATATCGTGCACCGCCTCGCCGAGGCGGGCGGGTTCCAGCGCCCGCTGGTGCACCTGATCGCCGGGCGCGGGAACAACGGCGGCGACGCCTTCGCCGCGGCGCGCTTCCTCAAGCAGGACGGGTACGCGGTCCAGGTCTGGATCGCGGGCGCGGCCAACGAGATCAAGGGCGACGCCCTGCGGCACTTGAGCCGGCTCAAGGACGCGAAGATCACGGCCCGCGAACTGTCGACCCGCGAGGACTGGGAAGAGGCCCTCGCCTACCCGGCCGCCGGGGACATCCTGGTGGACGGCGTGCTCGGCACCGGCAGCGCGGGGCCGGCCCGCGGCCCGGCGGCGGGCGCCATCGAGTACATCAACCGGCAGTCGCGCCAGGCCGCGGTGGTGGCCATCGACCTGCCTTCCGGCCTGAACGCCGACACGGGCGCGGCCGAGGGCGCCGCCGTCCGCGCTGACGTGACAGTCACGCTGGGCCTGCCCAAGCGCGGCCTGCTGGAGCCGGCGGCCCTCGAGTACGTGGGCGTGCTGGAAGTGGCGGATATCGGCATCCCGCCGGAATACGTCACGCAGGCGGCGCCGGCGGAGGACCGGGAGCTGATTCACGCCGCCGACCTGAAGCCGCTGCTGCCGCGTCGCCCCCGGACCGCGCACAAGGGAACCCAGGGCCACGTCCTGCTGATCGGCGGCGCGCGCGGGTATTCGGGGGCCATCGCCATGGCCGCCCGCGCCGCGCTGCGCTCGGGAATCGGGCTCGTTACGGTTTTGACGCCCGCGGGTATCGTGCCCGTCGTGGCTGGGGCCGTGCTGGAGGCCATGGTCCAGGGCGGGCCGGAAACCGATACGGGCTCGCTCGGCGCGGCCTTCTGGTCGGAATGGCGTGGCCGGGTCGACAAGTTCGACGCCGTGCTGGTCGGGCCGGGCCTCTCGACCCATCCGGACGGCCTGGTCATCGTGCGGCACCTGATCCGCGAGTGCCCGCCGCCGATGGTGATCGATGCCGACGCGCTGAACCTCCTCGAGGGCCAGCCCCACTTCATCGCCAAGTGCCGCCGCACCGCCGTGATCACGCCCCACCCCGGCGAACTGGCCCGGCTGATGGCCGTGGCCCCGGACAGCATTGCCCAGGATCGTTTCGCCGCCGCGCGCGACGCCGCCGAGAGCACCGGCGCCGTGGTGGTCCTGAAAGGCGCCGGCACGCTGGTCGCCCGGACGGGCCGCCCCACGCAGGTCAACCTGACGGGCAATCCCGGGATGGCCACCGGGGGAACGGGCGACGTCCTCGCCGGGTTCCTTGTGGGCCTGCTCGGCCAAGGCCTCGAACCCTACGACGCCGCTCGCCTGGCCGTCTACCTGCACGGCCGCGCGGGCGACACGGCCGCGCTCCACAAGACCCAGGCCGGCCTGACCGCGCTCGACGTGGCGGAAGAACTGCCGTACGCCTTTCGTGAGATCACCATCCGCTGA
- a CDS encoding aspartate 1-decarboxylase, with amino-acid sequence MQRIMLKSKIHRATLTGADLHYEGSIAVDLRLLEAADILPGEQVHVLNLNNGARLVTYAIAAPRGSGTVLLNGPAARLGLAGDPVTLLAYGHAEDAEARRRKPALVFVDARNRIRKPRHPRGSR; translated from the coding sequence ATGCAACGGATCATGCTCAAGTCGAAGATACACCGGGCCACGCTGACCGGGGCCGACCTGCACTACGAGGGCAGCATCGCCGTCGACCTCCGCCTGCTCGAGGCGGCCGACATCCTGCCCGGCGAGCAAGTCCACGTGCTCAACTTGAACAACGGGGCCCGGCTGGTGACCTATGCCATCGCGGCGCCCCGCGGCTCCGGCACCGTGCTGCTCAACGGCCCGGCCGCCCGGCTCGGGCTGGCCGGCGACCCGGTCACGCTCCTGGCGTACGGCCACGCGGAGGACGCGGAAGCCCGCCGCCGCAAACCGGCCCTGGTTTTCGTGGACGCGCGCAACCGGATCCGAAAGCCCCGGCACCCGCGCGGCTCAAGGTAA
- a CDS encoding AAA family ATPase produces the protein MYLDFYGLKEPPFNITPDPRFLYFSARHREAYDHLIYGIEHRKGFIALTGEVGSGKTTVCRAVLAALPKEVRTALVLNPSLTETQLLRAILHDFGLAPKGRDRLAYIEQLNAFLLEQTRQGFNVALFIDEAQDLLPEVMEQIRLLSNLETDQHKLMQIVLAGQPELQARLARPEFRQLRQRIMISCNLLPLSEEETGLYIQHRLAVAGAADGAGFAADAVRRIHKYAGGIPRITNTVCDRAMLAGYIAGTRQVGGREVKRALEELREPS, from the coding sequence ATGTATCTTGATTTCTACGGATTGAAAGAGCCGCCGTTCAACATTACGCCCGATCCGCGCTTCCTCTATTTTTCCGCGCGGCATCGAGAGGCCTACGATCACCTGATCTACGGCATCGAGCACCGCAAGGGATTCATCGCCCTGACCGGCGAGGTGGGGTCGGGCAAGACGACCGTGTGCCGCGCGGTGCTGGCCGCGCTGCCGAAGGAGGTCCGCACCGCCCTGGTGCTGAACCCGTCGCTGACCGAGACCCAGTTGCTCCGGGCCATCCTCCATGATTTCGGCCTGGCGCCGAAGGGACGCGACCGCCTGGCCTACATCGAGCAGTTGAACGCGTTCCTGCTGGAGCAGACCCGGCAGGGCTTCAACGTGGCGCTGTTCATCGACGAGGCGCAGGACCTGCTGCCGGAAGTGATGGAGCAGATCCGCCTGCTGTCCAACCTGGAAACGGACCAGCACAAGCTGATGCAGATCGTGCTCGCCGGGCAGCCGGAGCTCCAGGCCCGTCTCGCGCGGCCCGAGTTCCGCCAGTTGCGGCAGCGCATCATGATCTCGTGCAACCTGCTTCCGCTTTCCGAGGAGGAGACGGGGTTGTATATTCAGCACCGGCTGGCCGTCGCCGGGGCGGCGGACGGCGCGGGGTTCGCGGCCGATGCCGTGCGGCGCATCCACAAGTACGCCGGCGGGATCCCGCGCATCACCAACACGGTGTGCGACCGGGCTATGCTGGCCGGCTATATCGCCGGGACCCGGCAGGTGGGCGGCCGGGAAGTGAAGAGGGCGCTGGAGGAGTTGAGGGAGCCGTCGTGA
- a CDS encoding ABC transporter permease, whose translation MSRVLVIARVVWLDLLRRKDLYVMAILLLTLLFVLMSLNLFGLGAVVRYILDVGLLMAWLFSLVLVVGLTGRQLPREESKGTIFPLLAKPVTRAGLLLGKWMGSWTASVFATFAFYAVIVALTAVRGGAVNAGCLGQAFLLHAAALAWISALALALSTRMTYGAAASMAYVLCGAAFLVAPAVPELLAHEPGPSGAVLSALYYALPHLDLFDLRQRLIHDWGPAPWPDALGILLYGLVWAAVFLLLAWLSYRTKRFRRGAAE comes from the coding sequence ATGAGCCGCGTCCTGGTCATCGCGCGGGTGGTCTGGCTCGACCTGCTGCGCCGCAAGGACCTCTACGTCATGGCGATCCTGCTGCTGACCCTGCTGTTTGTCCTGATGTCGCTGAACCTGTTCGGCCTCGGGGCGGTGGTCCGGTATATCCTGGACGTGGGGCTGCTGATGGCGTGGCTGTTCTCGCTGGTGCTGGTGGTCGGGTTGACCGGCCGGCAACTCCCGCGGGAGGAGTCCAAGGGAACCATTTTCCCGCTCTTGGCCAAGCCCGTCACGCGCGCCGGGCTGTTGCTGGGGAAATGGATGGGCAGTTGGACGGCCTCGGTGTTCGCGACCTTCGCCTTCTACGCGGTGATCGTGGCGCTGACGGCCGTGCGGGGCGGCGCCGTGAACGCGGGGTGCCTCGGCCAGGCTTTCCTCCTGCATGCGGCGGCGCTGGCTTGGATCAGCGCCCTAGCGCTGGCGCTGTCCACGCGGATGACCTACGGGGCCGCCGCGTCGATGGCCTACGTGCTCTGCGGGGCCGCCTTCCTAGTCGCGCCCGCTGTGCCGGAACTGCTGGCCCACGAGCCGGGCCCGTCCGGCGCGGTCCTCTCGGCGCTCTACTACGCGCTGCCGCACCTCGACCTGTTCGATCTCCGGCAGCGGCTGATCCACGACTGGGGCCCGGCGCCCTGGCCGGACGCCCTCGGCATCCTGCTCTACGGGCTCGTCTGGGCCGCCGTGTTTCTCCTGCTGGCTTGGTTGTCCTACCGGACGAAACGGTTCCGCCGGGGAGCGGCGGAATGA
- a CDS encoding ABC transporter ATP-binding protein produces the protein MEYAIQIRDLVVTFPAKAGGVEALRGLTLSVEQGSVVGFLGPNGAGKTTALHVLLGFIEPTAGSAALFGEDVRHSIARRRIGYLPEHPQLYPFLTGRELLGMAGGLFGLRGRELRERIAARLEDVGLDAAAAGRRIGTYSRGMMQRIGLAQALVNDPDLVILDEPTGGLDPIGRMEMRGLIARLREQGKTVFFSSHELSEVELVCDRVAILSKGRLVAEGQVHELVGPGERLEAYFLRVVQGAGSA, from the coding sequence TTGGAGTATGCGATCCAAATACGGGATCTGGTGGTAACGTTCCCGGCGAAGGCCGGCGGCGTGGAAGCCTTGCGGGGCCTGACCCTTTCCGTGGAGCAGGGGAGCGTGGTCGGGTTCCTTGGCCCGAACGGCGCCGGCAAGACGACCGCCCTCCACGTCCTGCTCGGGTTCATCGAACCGACCGCGGGCTCCGCGGCGCTGTTCGGGGAGGATGTCCGGCATTCCATCGCGCGTCGGCGGATCGGCTACCTGCCGGAGCATCCGCAACTGTACCCGTTCCTGACCGGCCGGGAACTGCTCGGGATGGCCGGCGGCCTGTTCGGGCTCCGCGGCCGGGAGTTGCGCGAGCGCATCGCCGCGCGGCTGGAAGACGTGGGGCTGGACGCCGCCGCGGCCGGCCGGCGGATCGGCACCTACTCCCGCGGCATGATGCAGCGCATCGGCCTGGCCCAGGCGCTGGTCAACGATCCGGACCTCGTGATCTTGGACGAGCCGACGGGCGGCCTGGATCCGATCGGGCGGATGGAGATGCGCGGGCTGATCGCGCGGTTGCGCGAGCAGGGCAAGACCGTCTTCTTCTCGTCGCACGAGCTATCCGAGGTGGAACTCGTCTGCGACCGCGTCGCCATCCTGTCGAAGGGCCGCCTGGTGGCAGAGGGGCAGGTGCACGAGCTGGTCGGCCCGGGCGAGCGGCTGGAGGCGTATTTCCTGCGCGTGGTGCAGGGGGCGGGGTCGGCATGA
- the deoC gene encoding deoxyribose-phosphate aldolase has protein sequence MSKQLRIAVGADHGGYEMKESLAAWLKGQGHGIQDCGTHSKDAVDYPRIAAAVARLVSSGQCDIGIMIDGAGIGSAMTANKIPGVRAAACYNEALARNCREHNGANVLTLGAGQNSLDQVKAIADIFINTECTAERHLKRVQMIADLEKNWAGGPARNEKEKALDISPEDIAKITARVKDILAGAPAAAGGPSAQPAKLAPKDLAKMIDHTVLKPDASSADVQKLCNEALKHGFFSVCVNSGYVKQAAALLRGSPVKVCSVVGFPLGAQPPEIKALEARRAIREGAKEIDMVINIGALKSGDDALVLKDIRAVVEACKESRVLCKVILETVLLTNDEKVRACEMSMKARADFVKTSTGFSTGGATADDIALMAKTVAPKKLGVKASGGVRTYADAMKMIRAGATRIGSSNSIKMLEEAAAAQ, from the coding sequence ATGAGCAAGCAACTGCGCATTGCCGTGGGCGCCGATCACGGCGGCTACGAGATGAAGGAGTCCCTCGCCGCCTGGCTCAAGGGCCAGGGGCACGGTATCCAGGACTGCGGCACCCACAGCAAGGACGCGGTGGACTACCCCCGCATCGCGGCCGCCGTCGCGCGGCTGGTCTCCTCCGGCCAGTGCGACATCGGCATCATGATCGACGGCGCGGGCATCGGCTCCGCCATGACGGCCAACAAGATCCCCGGCGTGCGCGCGGCGGCCTGCTATAACGAGGCCCTCGCCCGCAACTGCCGCGAGCACAACGGCGCGAACGTCTTGACCCTCGGCGCGGGCCAGAATAGTCTGGACCAGGTCAAGGCGATCGCGGACATTTTCATCAACACGGAGTGCACGGCCGAACGCCACCTGAAGCGGGTCCAGATGATCGCGGACCTGGAGAAAAACTGGGCCGGCGGCCCGGCCCGGAACGAAAAGGAGAAGGCCTTGGACATTTCCCCCGAAGACATTGCTAAGATCACCGCCCGCGTGAAGGATATCCTCGCCGGCGCACCGGCCGCGGCCGGGGGCCCCTCGGCCCAGCCCGCGAAGCTGGCGCCGAAAGACCTCGCGAAGATGATCGACCACACGGTCCTCAAGCCGGACGCCTCCTCGGCGGATGTCCAGAAGCTCTGCAACGAAGCCCTCAAGCACGGGTTTTTCTCCGTCTGCGTGAACTCCGGCTACGTCAAGCAGGCCGCCGCCCTCCTGCGCGGCTCGCCGGTCAAGGTCTGCTCCGTCGTCGGGTTCCCGCTGGGCGCCCAGCCGCCGGAGATCAAGGCCCTCGAGGCCCGCCGCGCGATCCGCGAGGGCGCGAAGGAAATCGACATGGTCATCAACATCGGCGCCCTGAAGAGCGGCGACGACGCGCTGGTGCTGAAGGATATCCGGGCCGTGGTCGAGGCCTGCAAGGAATCGCGCGTGCTCTGCAAGGTGATCCTGGAGACCGTCCTGCTGACCAACGACGAGAAGGTCCGCGCCTGCGAGATGAGCATGAAGGCGCGCGCGGATTTCGTGAAGACGTCCACCGGCTTCAGCACCGGCGGCGCAACGGCCGACGACATCGCCCTGATGGCGAAGACCGTCGCCCCGAAGAAGCTCGGGGTCAAGGCCTCCGGGGGCGTCCGGACCTACGCCGACGCGATGAAGATGATCCGCGCCGGCGCGACGCGCATCGGCTCGAGCAACAGCATCAAGATGTTGGAGGAAGCAGCCGCCGCCCAGTAG
- a CDS encoding BMC domain-containing protein, with protein sequence MADALGMIETRSFPAVVEAADAMVKAAKVELVSYERTGGGYVSVIVRGDVAAVKASCDAGQIAASRVGEVVAVHVIARPHVNVDAVLPLGRAAEAKAKK encoded by the coding sequence ATGGCAGATGCATTGGGCATGATTGAAACCCGTTCGTTCCCGGCGGTGGTCGAGGCGGCCGACGCCATGGTCAAGGCGGCGAAGGTCGAGCTGGTCAGCTACGAGCGGACCGGCGGCGGCTACGTCAGCGTGATCGTCCGCGGCGATGTCGCGGCGGTCAAGGCGTCCTGCGACGCCGGCCAGATCGCGGCGAGCCGGGTCGGCGAGGTCGTGGCCGTCCACGTCATCGCGCGCCCGCACGTCAACGTGGACGCGGTGCTCCCGCTGGGCCGCGCGGCCGAAGCCAAGGCCAAGAAGTAA
- a CDS encoding EutN/CcmL family microcompartment protein: protein MNLGRVIGTVVATRKESSMDGIKFMLVRHVDPEGKDTGSFVVAADAVGVGPDELVLVATGSSARQTVATDKRPCDAVIMAIVDSWDVDGTEKYKK from the coding sequence ATGAACCTGGGCAGAGTCATCGGCACGGTCGTGGCCACGCGCAAGGAGAGCAGCATGGACGGCATCAAGTTCATGCTCGTCCGGCACGTGGACCCCGAGGGCAAGGATACCGGCAGCTTCGTGGTCGCGGCGGACGCCGTGGGCGTCGGCCCGGACGAACTCGTCCTGGTGGCCACGGGCAGCTCCGCGCGGCAGACCGTCGCCACGGACAAGCGGCCCTGCGACGCCGTGATCATGGCGATCGTGGACAGCTGGGACGTGGACGGGACCGAGAAGTACAAGAAGTGA
- a CDS encoding aldehyde dehydrogenase EutE: MAALSAQDIEMIARQIAQQLGGGTPPPASSAAAPAAKAEAQPELGVYAGIDEAVKAAQQAFPKYAALSLAARGRIIAAIRKTMLENATALAKSAHEETGLGRFEDKIIKNQLVAEKTPGVEVLTPEAVTGDHGLMLTEPAPFGVIGSITPCTNPTSTIINNAIAMIAAGNTVVFNPHPSAKKCSAETVALLNKVIKANGGPSNVVVCVAQPTIESAGAMMKHPGIRLLVVTGGGGVVKAAMASGKRAICAGPGNPPVVVDETADIEKAARDIVRGASFDNNIICVEEKEVIVVASVADRLIKAMQQHDAVLIDKARLPQLEQTIFTKMAGPRGHAEINRAFIGKNAELILSKMGISAPSTVRLGIVEVEETHPLLWTEQMMPILPVTRVPNADYAIDLAIEMEGHNRHTFIMHSKNLDHLSRMAKECNASIFVKNGSSQAGLGYGGEGCTSFTIASPTGEGLTTPRSFSRWRRCVLVDHFRIV, from the coding sequence ATGGCAGCGCTCTCCGCTCAAGACATTGAGATGATCGCCAGGCAGATCGCCCAGCAACTGGGCGGCGGGACGCCTCCCCCAGCCTCGTCCGCGGCCGCGCCGGCTGCGAAGGCGGAGGCACAGCCCGAGCTGGGTGTGTACGCCGGCATCGACGAGGCGGTCAAGGCCGCCCAGCAGGCGTTCCCGAAGTACGCGGCCCTCTCGCTCGCGGCGCGGGGCAGGATCATCGCGGCGATCCGCAAGACGATGCTGGAGAACGCGACGGCCCTCGCGAAGTCGGCCCACGAGGAGACGGGCCTGGGCCGGTTCGAGGACAAGATCATCAAGAACCAGCTCGTGGCCGAGAAGACCCCCGGCGTCGAGGTCCTCACGCCGGAAGCCGTCACCGGCGATCACGGCCTGATGCTCACCGAGCCGGCGCCCTTCGGCGTCATCGGCTCGATCACGCCCTGCACGAACCCGACCTCGACGATCATCAACAACGCCATCGCCATGATCGCGGCCGGCAACACGGTCGTGTTCAACCCCCACCCCTCCGCGAAGAAGTGCTCGGCGGAGACCGTGGCGCTGCTGAACAAGGTGATCAAGGCGAACGGCGGCCCGTCGAACGTCGTGGTCTGCGTCGCCCAGCCGACGATCGAGAGCGCCGGGGCGATGATGAAGCACCCGGGCATCCGGCTGCTCGTGGTCACGGGGGGCGGCGGCGTGGTCAAGGCCGCGATGGCCAGCGGCAAGCGGGCGATCTGCGCCGGGCCGGGCAACCCGCCGGTCGTCGTGGACGAGACCGCGGACATCGAGAAGGCCGCCCGCGACATCGTCCGCGGCGCCTCCTTCGACAACAACATCATCTGCGTCGAGGAGAAGGAGGTCATCGTCGTCGCCTCCGTCGCCGACCGGCTGATCAAGGCCATGCAGCAGCACGACGCGGTGCTGATCGACAAGGCCCGCCTGCCGCAACTGGAGCAGACGATCTTCACCAAGATGGCCGGCCCGCGCGGCCACGCGGAGATCAACCGCGCGTTCATCGGCAAGAACGCGGAGCTGATCCTCTCCAAGATGGGCATCAGCGCGCCCAGCACCGTCCGGCTCGGCATCGTCGAGGTCGAGGAGACGCACCCGCTGCTCTGGACGGAGCAGATGATGCCGATCCTCCCCGTCACGCGCGTCCCGAACGCGGACTACGCGATCGACCTGGCGATCGAGATGGAGGGCCACAACCGGCATACCTTCATCATGCATTCCAAGAACCTGGACCACTTGAGCCGCATGGCCAAGGAGTGCAACGCCAGCATCTTCGTCAAGAACGGCTCGTCGCAGGCGGGCCTCGGCTACGGCGGCGAGGGCTGCACCTCGTTCACCATCGCCAGCCCGACGGGCGAGGGCCTGACGACGCCGCGCAGTTTCTCGCGCTGGCGCCGGTGCGTGCTGGTGGACCATTTCCGGATCGTATAA
- a CDS encoding BMC domain-containing protein, with the protein MKKYPAIAIVEFRDIAPGIHATDAMLKKAPISVIKSGMISPGRFLTLIGGTTASVDESLEEALFWARDHIVDHVMLPDVHPQLHDAVLGRRFKAEGGSMAIIETPTVSCNVRAAELALKGTPVSLTEIRLADSWLNGKGVSLYRGELHDIEAAVDLAVSFLQQTGVRPVHRIIPAPHEALGLQADAGPYFPETAPTELEGENF; encoded by the coding sequence ATGAAAAAGTATCCCGCCATCGCCATCGTGGAGTTCCGCGACATCGCGCCCGGGATCCACGCGACCGACGCCATGCTCAAGAAGGCGCCGATCTCGGTGATCAAGAGCGGGATGATCAGCCCGGGCCGCTTCCTGACGCTCATCGGCGGCACGACGGCCTCCGTGGACGAGTCGCTGGAGGAGGCGCTGTTCTGGGCGCGCGACCATATCGTGGACCACGTCATGCTGCCGGACGTGCACCCGCAGTTGCACGACGCCGTGCTCGGCCGCCGGTTCAAGGCGGAGGGCGGCTCCATGGCCATCATCGAGACGCCGACGGTATCCTGCAACGTCCGGGCCGCCGAGCTGGCGCTCAAGGGCACGCCGGTCAGCCTGACGGAAATCCGCCTGGCGGACAGTTGGCTCAACGGCAAGGGCGTGAGCCTGTACCGGGGCGAACTGCACGACATCGAGGCCGCGGTGGACCTGGCGGTTTCGTTCCTGCAGCAGACGGGCGTGCGGCCCGTCCACCGGATCATCCCCGCGCCGCACGAGGCGCTCGGGCTGCAGGCGGACGCCGGCCCCTATTTCCCGGAGACGGCGCCCACGGAACTGGAAGGGGAGAACTTCTGA